The genomic segment CTGGATTATAAATACCTGGCTCAATTGTGAAGACCATACCTTCCACAAGGGCAAATTCGTTTGTACCAGTCATGGATGGGAACTCGTGAACTGAAATTCCAAGTCCGTGACCGATACGGTGTGTGAAGTATTCACCGTAACCCGCTTGATCAATCACATCACGCGCAGCTTTATCAATTTCCATAGCCTTGACGCCGGGACGAACCAAATCAACAGCAGCCTGCTCCGCTTTTCTTACCGTTTCATAAATTTCACGCATTGCATCCGTTGGTTCACCGAACGCAACTGTGCGTGTAATATCTGAACAGTAGCCGTTATAAACGACGCCTAGGTCAAAGAGGATGAAGTCGCCTTTTTGGATTTTACGATCTCCAGGTATACCGTGTGGAGATGCTGTTTTCGGGCCAGAAAGAACCATCGTATCGAACGACATTTTCTGAACTCCTTTTTTCTTCATTTCAAACTCAATTGCCATAAGAATCTCAAGTTCAGTTTTTCCTTCAGCGATTTCTCTGCAACCAACTTCAATAGCGTAATCAGCCAGTTCAGCGGCTTTACGTAAATTATTTAGTTCATCTTCGCTTTTGATGTTACGCATGCCGTTTAGCTGTTCGTCAAGGCGAACAAATTTAGCGCCAGTAAACAGTTCATTCATCCGCTCAAGACGCTCCACTGTCAAATGAGATTTCTCAATTGCGATTGAAGCAGGGAGTTCTCCACGTTTACGGACAGCCTCCATTACGATAACCCAAGCATCATCTGTATCTTCGTGACCAACAGCGTCATAGGACCAGCCCGCTGTTTTTACGTCAGGTACTTCCATCAAGGGACAAATTACAAATGGTTCTGCATCTTTAAATACCATTACGCCAAGAAGACGTTCATGCGGGTCACTCTGGAATCCAGATACGTAAAATACGTTATCTGGTGTAGTGATAAATGCCGCGTCCAAGTTTTCTTTCTGTAAAAACTGTTGTATTTCTTTAACTTTACTCAATTCAATGACCTCCTCTAATATACTTCTATCATAACAAAAAAGAGGGTTTTCAGGTTGTATAACGAAAATTGTTTAATAAGATAAGAAATTGGAGGAGATTATTCAATGCAAATATCATACCACGGTCATTCAATTGTGAAAATAAAAACAGGCAACTGCACAATTCTCATTGACCCGTTCATTACAGGAAATAAGCTTACAGATCTTGAAGTTGGAAACGAAAAACCGGATATTATTTTACTGACGCATGGACATAATGATCATGTTGGAGATACGGTGGCAATTGCAAAGGCGAGCGATGCACTAGTTATAGCACCAAATGAACTTGCCGTTTACTTGGGTTGGCAGGGAATAAGAACACATGGCATGAATATTGGA from the Sporosarcina psychrophila genome contains:
- a CDS encoding M24 family metallopeptidase, giving the protein MSKVKEIQQFLQKENLDAAFITTPDNVFYVSGFQSDPHERLLGVMVFKDAEPFVICPLMEVPDVKTAGWSYDAVGHEDTDDAWVIVMEAVRKRGELPASIAIEKSHLTVERLERMNELFTGAKFVRLDEQLNGMRNIKSEDELNNLRKAAELADYAIEVGCREIAEGKTELEILMAIEFEMKKKGVQKMSFDTMVLSGPKTASPHGIPGDRKIQKGDFILFDLGVVYNGYCSDITRTVAFGEPTDAMREIYETVRKAEQAAVDLVRPGVKAMEIDKAARDVIDQAGYGEYFTHRIGHGLGISVHEFPSMTGTNEFALVEGMVFTIEPGIYNPAVTGVRIEDDVVVTADGVEVLTKFPKELQIIQP